A window of Candidatus Omnitrophota bacterium contains these coding sequences:
- a CDS encoding radical SAM protein: MKVLFFHRNAEWLGIEYLSSVLKNAGHQTELLFDPGSGDIEYRFKVLDRFFDVGEKMVRRAEEYSPDLIAFSCLTNLYPWVSKMAGLIKQRMDVPIIVGGIHPTILPAYVIKNPNIDMICVGEGEEAMLELVNGMQKGDVDYSTRNIWFKRDGEVVRNPSRPLIQDLDSLPFPDKDGFRKYGCFSDRLYVMSGRGCPHQCTYCFNSHYRKLFNISGKPYVRRRSVENVISELRFFKDRYKIKEVFFYDDIFTINEDWVRRFCEIYKRDIRLPFKIMVHPQAVKKDTMRQLAEAGCIYTDIGIESGNEELRRKLLKRNMSNEDIVNTSRTLKEVGIRFCTLNIVGFPTETREQMWQTYDLNRRIKPDGTIMTIFYPFPHTELTDFCLQNGFLRKDIYERICNGESALRKDTDLRNMKEGSLLQNVEVEEAKRLQVLIPILTKTPDFLHPLIKRIPINAFTRVVSIFFLSIGRNLYIRMKESITMFIRSQYIYSLAQDKALSQSNEDAIGKTV; this comes from the coding sequence ATGAAGGTGTTATTTTTTCACAGGAACGCTGAGTGGCTGGGCATAGAATATTTATCCAGCGTCCTTAAGAATGCCGGGCACCAGACAGAGCTGCTTTTTGACCCGGGTTCAGGGGACATAGAATACAGGTTTAAAGTCCTGGACAGGTTCTTTGACGTCGGCGAGAAGATGGTCAGAAGGGCCGAGGAGTATTCCCCCGATTTAATAGCCTTTTCCTGCCTGACCAATCTATATCCCTGGGTATCCAAAATGGCAGGTCTTATAAAGCAGCGTATGGATGTCCCGATTATAGTGGGAGGGATACATCCGACTATACTGCCTGCATATGTCATAAAAAACCCCAATATTGATATGATATGCGTGGGCGAAGGCGAGGAGGCGATGCTTGAACTCGTCAACGGCATGCAGAAGGGTGATGTGGACTATTCTACAAGAAATATATGGTTTAAGCGCGACGGCGAGGTCGTGCGTAATCCGTCGCGGCCGCTTATTCAGGACCTGGATTCGCTGCCGTTCCCGGACAAAGACGGCTTCAGGAAATACGGTTGCTTTTCCGACAGGTTATATGTGATGAGCGGCAGGGGATGCCCTCATCAGTGCACTTACTGTTTCAATTCGCACTACAGAAAGTTATTTAATATCAGCGGCAAACCATACGTCCGCCGCAGAAGCGTGGAAAACGTTATCAGCGAGCTCAGGTTCTTCAAGGACAGGTATAAGATAAAAGAGGTATTCTTCTACGATGACATATTCACCATAAACGAGGACTGGGTAAGGAGATTCTGCGAGATCTATAAAAGAGATATACGGCTTCCCTTCAAGATAATGGTGCACCCTCAGGCCGTGAAGAAAGACACGATGAGGCAGCTGGCGGAGGCCGGATGCATCTATACGGATATCGGCATAGAGTCGGGTAATGAAGAGCTCAGGCGCAAGCTGCTTAAAAGAAATATGAGCAACGAGGATATCGTTAATACGTCCAGAACATTGAAGGAGGTCGGGATCAGGTTCTGCACGTTAAACATAGTCGGTTTCCCGACTGAAACGCGCGAACAGATGTGGCAGACATATGATCTGAACAGGCGGATAAAACCCGACGGCACGATCATGACCATCTTTTACCCGTTTCCCCACACGGAATTGACCGATTTTTGCCTTCAAAACGGGTTTTTGCGTAAGGACATTTATGAAAGGATCTGTAACGGCGAAAGCGCCCTCAGGAAAGATACCGACCTTAGGAATATGAAAGAAGGCAGCCTGTTGCAGAATGTGGAGGTAGAGGAGGCCAAAAGGCTGCAGGTGTTGATACCGATACTGACAAAGACGCCGGATTTCCTGCATCCTTTGATAAAAAGGATACCCATCAATGCCTTTACCAGGGTAGTTTCCATATTCTTTTTATCTATCGGCAGGAACCTTTATATTCGCATGAAAGAATCGATAACCATGTTTATCAGATCGCAGTATATATATTCACTCGCGCAAGATAAGGCATTATCACAGAGCAATGAAGACGCTATTGGTAAAACCGTATAA
- a CDS encoding glycosyltransferase family 2 protein, whose amino-acid sequence MKISVVIPVYNEVNTISEVIRRVRDVGIEKEIIVVDDCSADGTKELLQGFKEDGIKVFFHDKNRGKGAALSTGFKHATGDALIIQDADLEYDPREYPRLLRPILEEGADVVYGSRFLNKNSLLSCRRLFHFTHLFGNKFLNFLVNLLFGTKITDMETCYKLIKRDALKKINLTAQGFEMEPEITVKLIKKGFRIHEVPISYRPRGYREGKKISWRDGFMAVFVILKHRLEREG is encoded by the coding sequence ATGAAGATATCGGTTGTCATCCCCGTTTATAACGAAGTAAATACCATAAGCGAGGTCATCCGCAGGGTCAGGGACGTCGGCATAGAAAAAGAGATCATTGTGGTGGATGATTGCTCCGCAGACGGCACAAAAGAGCTGCTGCAGGGATTTAAGGAGGACGGGATAAAGGTGTTCTTTCATGATAAAAACAGGGGAAAGGGCGCTGCCTTAAGCACCGGCTTCAAGCACGCAACCGGCGATGCCCTGATCATCCAGGACGCGGACCTTGAATATGACCCTCGGGAATATCCGCGGTTATTAAGGCCAATCCTTGAAGAGGGCGCGGATGTCGTATACGGCTCAAGGTTTTTGAATAAGAATAGCTTGTTGTCATGCAGGCGGTTGTTTCATTTTACTCATCTTTTTGGCAATAAGTTTCTCAATTTCCTGGTCAATTTGCTTTTCGGCACAAAGATCACTGATATGGAGACATGTTACAAATTGATCAAGAGGGACGCGTTAAAAAAAATAAATTTAACGGCGCAGGGGTTTGAGATGGAACCGGAAATAACCGTTAAGCTGATCAAGAAAGGGTTCCGGATCCATGAAGTCCCGATTTCATATCGTCCCCGCGGATACAGGGAGGGCAAGAAGATCTCATGGAGAGACGGATTTATGGCGGTATTTGTCATATTGAAACATAGATTAGAGAGAGAGGGTTAG
- a CDS encoding methyltransferase domain-containing protein: protein MKKGLLDHLVCPECKGPLTLRDEVMEQAEVKTGLLISGCGKKFNIVDFIPRFVSEDKYVKSFSFEWQVHNRTQVDSFSGYDISSRQFQGRVDFPLSQLKGKLVLDAGCGTGRFSEVALKNGATVVGVDLSFSVDVAFKNMGRHPCAHFIQADLFNLPFAEEAFDFIFSFGVLHHTPDAAKAFRHIAGLVKPRGEMSIFVYSSYNKGIVYSSAFWRFFTTRLPKRILYYLSFIAVPLYYLYRIPVLGSICKMLFVIPMWKDWRWRVLDTFDWYSPKYQSKHTHWEVFRWFEESGFGKIKILENEITMMGTKGA from the coding sequence ATGAAGAAGGGATTGCTTGATCATCTGGTCTGCCCGGAATGCAAAGGCCCTCTGACGCTGCGCGATGAGGTCATGGAGCAAGCAGAGGTGAAAACAGGGCTTCTTATAAGCGGCTGCGGAAAGAAGTTCAACATAGTCGATTTCATCCCGCGGTTCGTTTCGGAAGACAAGTATGTGAAGAGCTTCAGTTTTGAGTGGCAGGTGCATAACAGGACGCAGGTAGACAGTTTCAGCGGATATGATATTTCATCGCGCCAATTCCAGGGCAGGGTTGATTTTCCTCTGTCGCAGTTAAAGGGAAAACTGGTTTTGGATGCGGGTTGCGGCACGGGAAGATTTTCGGAGGTGGCCCTTAAGAACGGAGCGACGGTAGTGGGAGTGGACTTGAGTTTTTCCGTAGATGTGGCATTTAAGAACATGGGCAGGCATCCTTGCGCGCATTTTATTCAGGCCGACCTGTTTAACCTTCCTTTTGCCGAAGAGGCCTTTGACTTTATCTTCAGTTTTGGCGTGCTGCATCACACGCCTGACGCGGCGAAGGCATTCAGGCACATAGCCGGATTAGTAAAGCCGCGCGGCGAAATGTCTATTTTTGTTTATAGTTCCTATAATAAAGGGATCGTCTACTCTTCGGCATTCTGGCGTTTTTTTACGACCAGGCTGCCGAAAAGGATCCTTTATTACCTGAGTTTTATTGCCGTGCCTCTTTATTATCTTTACAGGATCCCGGTTTTAGGCAGCATCTGCAAGATGCTGTTTGTCATACCCATGTGGAAGGACTGGAGATGGAGGGTCCTGGATACCTTTGATTGGTATTCCCCGAAGTATCAATCAAAGCATACCCACTGGGAGGTATTTCGCTGGTTTGAGGAATCGGGGTTCGGGAAGATCAAGATCCTGGAGAATGAGATAACTATGATGGGAACAAAGGGCGCCTGA
- a CDS encoding glycosyltransferase, with translation MKVLYVHNSLDLGGVQSVRYMFLKHLDSKVSGVDVCCLGRKGKIGEKIERLGYRVKALNEPYGLSRFSTTLKLYNYIKNNHFDIVHSALFYANYHGALAARMAGIPFLITEEHGEHYLHSGIRHFIYRVVGQKTAQRSSMVICCSDYVKQGVRRTYGLKGDNMIVLKNLIDDKRNEIKRPKEEVRSGLDIPFDAVVIGTISSLYWIKNQKILIDAVRDLNKNNLFLVMSGDGPLKDDLKNYAQKLGVGNRVRFTGPRDDVADMLNAFDIFALPSLSEGLPICLLEAMSAGLACVASRAGGITEVIEDAVTGLLFAPGDIAGLTGALKRVIDDGDLRRVLGSAARRHVLNNFKPSDYVNRVVALYKGLLGQ, from the coding sequence ATGAAGGTATTGTATGTGCATAATTCTCTGGACCTGGGCGGGGTACAGTCCGTACGCTATATGTTTTTAAAGCACCTGGACTCAAAGGTCTCAGGCGTGGATGTATGTTGCCTGGGCCGTAAGGGAAAGATCGGCGAAAAAATAGAGCGCCTGGGCTATAGAGTGAAGGCATTAAATGAGCCGTATGGTTTATCGCGGTTTTCCACCACACTTAAACTGTATAATTATATAAAAAATAATCATTTTGATATCGTCCACTCCGCTCTTTTTTACGCGAATTATCACGGCGCCTTAGCCGCGAGAATGGCCGGAATACCTTTTTTGATCACCGAGGAGCACGGTGAACACTACCTGCATTCGGGCATAAGGCATTTTATCTATCGCGTTGTGGGGCAAAAGACGGCTCAAAGAAGCAGTATGGTTATTTGTTGCAGCGATTATGTTAAACAGGGAGTTCGGCGCACTTACGGCCTCAAGGGCGATAATATGATAGTGCTTAAGAATTTGATAGATGATAAAAGGAATGAGATCAAGCGCCCTAAAGAAGAAGTCAGATCCGGGCTGGATATACCTTTTGATGCGGTTGTCATCGGGACAATATCTTCATTATATTGGATAAAGAATCAAAAGATCCTTATTGACGCCGTCAGGGATTTAAATAAAAATAATCTTTTCCTGGTTATGTCCGGAGACGGTCCGTTAAAGGATGATCTGAAAAATTACGCGCAAAAACTCGGCGTCGGCAACAGGGTGCGTTTCACCGGGCCGCGCGATGACGTAGCCGATATGCTTAATGCTTTTGATATCTTCGCGCTCCCTTCATTGAGCGAGGGGCTGCCTATATGTCTGCTTGAAGCGATGTCAGCGGGGTTGGCCTGCGTTGCCAGCCGCGCTGGAGGCATAACGGAAGTAATAGAGGATGCGGTTACGGGACTGCTTTTCGCTCCCGGGGATATCGCGGGGCTGACCGGCGCTTTGAAACGGGTCATTGATGATGGTGATCTAAGGCGCGTGCTCGGTTCGGCCGCGCGCCGTCACGTATTAAATAATTTTAAGCCGTCTGACTATGTTAACAGGGTCGTGGCTCTATACAAAGGATTGCTGGGGCAATGA
- a CDS encoding glycosyltransferase: MGTDNPKVSVLIPAYNAEKFIQRTIDSVLNQTFRDLELIVVDDGSSDKTADIVRQAGSSDSRISYFYQANKGLSHTRNRLAALAKGEFIAFLDHDDEWLPEKIGKQLGLFEKGGQTGLVFSDAYIKKYGRTIATCFKERRPFRGDVFYQYLFSDNFAPLFTVMMPRSILYEFLPFSPDYEVNEEFDIFLKVARKYRFDYIDEPLAVYHIHGGNTIMSKSQRFIEESFRILDDWIAKDPEILRRYKRQLRNRYAQLFYKKGLMLLERGNKAESRRAALDSFRQRAFNMNAVKLSVKLILGSGRAG, encoded by the coding sequence ATGGGCACAGATAACCCGAAGGTCAGCGTCTTGATACCGGCTTACAATGCTGAAAAGTTTATTCAGCGTACTATTGACAGCGTTCTGAATCAGACGTTCAGGGATTTGGAATTGATAGTGGTAGACGACGGTTCAAGCGATAAGACCGCAGATATCGTCAGGCAGGCAGGCAGCAGTGATTCAAGGATAAGTTATTTTTATCAGGCAAATAAGGGCTTATCGCATACCCGTAACCGGCTGGCAGCTTTGGCAAAAGGCGAATTTATCGCTTTTCTAGACCATGATGATGAATGGCTGCCGGAAAAGATTGGAAAGCAGTTGGGGCTCTTTGAAAAAGGCGGGCAAACAGGCTTGGTATTCTCCGACGCCTACATTAAGAAATACGGCAGGACGATCGCCACTTGTTTTAAGGAAAGAAGGCCTTTCAGAGGGGATGTCTTTTATCAGTACCTGTTTTCCGATAACTTTGCCCCTTTATTCACGGTTATGATGCCAAGAAGCATCCTCTATGAGTTTCTGCCGTTTAGCCCGGACTACGAAGTGAATGAGGAATTTGACATATTTCTTAAGGTGGCGCGTAAGTATAGGTTTGATTATATAGATGAGCCCTTAGCCGTCTATCATATTCATGGGGGCAATACGATCATGTCTAAATCTCAAAGATTCATAGAGGAGAGTTTCCGCATATTGGATGACTGGATAGCGAAAGATCCGGAAATACTCAGGCGGTATAAAAGGCAGTTAAGAAACAGATACGCGCAGCTGTTTTATAAAAAGGGCCTTATGCTTTTGGAGCGCGGTAATAAAGCAGAGTCCCGTAGGGCTGCCCTTGATTCTTTCAGGCAGAGGGCCTTTAACATGAACGCCGTTAAATTGAGCGTTAAATTGATCCTGGGGTCAGGCAGGGCAGGATGA
- a CDS encoding DegT/DnrJ/EryC1/StrS aminotransferase family protein — translation MSTYKDLIPISRPSIGREEINEVEKVFVSRWLGLGAWTLRFEEELKRFLGADNAIAVNTGTTALHLALDSIGINKGDEVIVPSLTFAASAQAIIAAGARPVFCDIEEDTFNMDVGDMQRRISARTRAVMPVHYGGLACDMDRILEISREKGIRVVEDAAHAFGSSYKGKKIGSFGDVTCFSFDPIKNITCGEGGAVVTVDKELMQVMYKKRILGIDKDTWSRYKHKREWFYNVTTSGYRYHMSNINAAIGLVQLRKIEGFIDRKKQIVQRYDNEFRGIADILLLKRDYAETAPFNYVLRVKRERDRLIEFLKERGIDSGVHYIPNHIQPFFEPYKSVLPVTEMVWQEMLTLPLYSEMSEEDLNKVVGAVKDFFK, via the coding sequence ATGTCAACATATAAGGATTTAATACCGATATCCAGGCCATCGATAGGCAGAGAGGAGATTAACGAGGTGGAAAAGGTGTTTGTCTCTCGTTGGCTAGGACTAGGGGCGTGGACATTGAGGTTTGAGGAAGAGTTAAAGCGGTTTTTAGGGGCAGACAATGCCATCGCCGTCAATACCGGTACAACCGCGCTGCACCTTGCCCTGGATTCCATCGGGATAAACAAGGGTGATGAAGTGATCGTGCCTTCGCTGACCTTTGCCGCCTCGGCCCAGGCGATTATCGCAGCCGGCGCAAGGCCGGTTTTCTGCGATATAGAAGAGGACACTTTTAATATGGACGTCGGCGATATGCAGCGTCGCATCAGCGCGCGCACCAGGGCGGTAATGCCCGTGCATTACGGCGGGCTTGCCTGCGATATGGACAGGATATTGGAGATCAGCCGCGAGAAGGGGATCAGGGTCGTAGAGGACGCGGCGCACGCGTTCGGCTCGTCTTATAAAGGGAAAAAGATCGGCTCTTTCGGCGATGTGACCTGTTTCAGTTTTGACCCTATCAAGAATATCACCTGCGGAGAGGGAGGGGCGGTAGTTACCGTCGACAAAGAACTTATGCAGGTTATGTATAAAAAACGCATCCTGGGAATAGATAAGGATACCTGGAGCAGGTATAAACATAAAAGGGAATGGTTCTATAATGTGACCACCTCGGGCTACAGATACCATATGAGCAATATCAACGCCGCGATAGGCCTGGTGCAACTCAGGAAGATAGAGGGTTTTATCGATAGAAAAAAACAGATAGTCCAGAGATACGATAACGAGTTCAGGGGTATCGCCGATATCCTCCTGCTTAAACGCGACTATGCAGAAACCGCGCCTTTTAATTATGTTTTGAGGGTAAAGAGAGAAAGGGACCGCCTGATAGAGTTCTTAAAAGAACGCGGCATTGATTCGGGGGTGCACTATATCCCAAATCATATTCAGCCGTTTTTTGAGCCCTATAAGTCGGTTTTACCGGTGACGGAAATGGTCTGGCAGGAAATGCTCACCCTGCCCTTATATAGCGAGATGAGCGAAGAGGACCTCAATAAGGTCGTAGGCGCAGTGAAGGATTTTTTTAAATAG
- a CDS encoding class I SAM-dependent methyltransferase: MKIKYYTKGHNLDLLRQVDNKGEIFSAEEHAYVMEKEFADRFKSREGLLFWALSGDGKRLSDIGFLMDYINKKGFTNILSLGAGNCISEYLLRFGLPGNSKVVAADFDPYLIDKAKELLPGITPVRFDFFKDDVREIKDKLLPGGIDLAVFLGSSYVMDDDNFILLFKRLKEIGCKEIMDFQGGVICLDKLFNSYLLWPLKESSFIRMMLGKPLVKKDSYKGKFSGYLRSRGECRRLYKKAGLRIFKELSAGSYRYVSILHGNP, encoded by the coding sequence ATGAAAATAAAATATTATACTAAAGGTCATAATCTGGATCTACTCAGGCAGGTAGATAATAAAGGGGAGATATTCAGTGCCGAAGAACATGCCTATGTAATGGAGAAAGAGTTTGCCGATAGATTTAAATCAAGGGAGGGCCTTTTGTTTTGGGCCTTGTCCGGAGATGGCAAAAGGCTTTCTGACATAGGCTTTTTAATGGACTATATTAATAAAAAGGGATTTACGAATATCCTTTCGTTGGGCGCCGGCAACTGTATTTCGGAATATTTACTTAGATTCGGACTTCCTGGGAATTCCAAAGTTGTGGCGGCTGATTTTGACCCTTATTTGATTGATAAGGCAAAAGAATTGTTGCCCGGTATAACTCCTGTCAGGTTTGACTTTTTTAAAGATGACGTGAGAGAGATTAAAGATAAACTGCTGCCCGGTGGAATTGATTTGGCAGTTTTTTTAGGCTCTTCATACGTTATGGATGACGATAATTTTATCCTCCTGTTTAAGAGATTGAAAGAAATAGGGTGTAAAGAAATAATGGATTTTCAAGGAGGGGTAATCTGTTTAGACAAACTTTTTAATTCATATTTATTGTGGCCTCTTAAAGAATCTTCTTTTATTAGGATGATGTTGGGGAAGCCTCTGGTTAAAAAAGACAGTTATAAGGGGAAGTTCAGCGGTTATCTCAGGAGCCGCGGAGAATGCAGAAGACTCTATAAAAAGGCAGGCCTGAGAATATTTAAAGAGCTATCGGCGGGAAGTTATAGGTATGTATCTATATTGCATGGCAATCCGTAA
- a CDS encoding cobalamin-dependent protein (Presence of a B(12) (cobalamin)-binding domain implies dependence on cobalamin itself, in one of its several forms, or in some unusual lineages, dependence on a cobalamin-like analog.) yields MKRQIKKVLLFVPPAFTFKDDPDINPLPPLGLAYLAAVLENENIKVKIVDCLMEGWDNRAEIKDNIIRVGLGFDEIAGFIKDFSPDIVGVNNLFTRQRENGHAIYKLAKKISGGIITVAGGAHPTVMPEAVLSDKNVDFVVIGEGEQTFLELIRAIEGEKEVSGLDGIAYRDNGSVKLIPKTRFIQDLDALPFPARHLLAMEKYFGLKSSHGMRRCERFSPIITSRGCPIGCTFCSAHRVWGKMFRKRSPRNVIDEMAELKNKYGIEELLFEDDNVTLDVKRSNEIFDLMIKEKMGFKWDTPNGVAAFSLDEPTIDKMQAAGCYKLNIAVESGSEDVLKNILKKPVDLKKVKSLIKYAKSIDLDVNIFLIIGMPGETIQQMKESYRFAEDLGIYDPFVSVAAPYPGSELYTICLKKGYISNDFLDDLYITSCSISTDAWDGEDIRRVFKQGYNRLRLKLYRKHPVLLLNRLIEKILR; encoded by the coding sequence ATGAAAAGACAAATTAAAAAGGTACTTTTATTTGTTCCTCCGGCGTTTACCTTTAAGGATGATCCGGATATCAATCCGCTTCCTCCGTTAGGGCTGGCATATCTTGCCGCGGTCCTGGAAAATGAGAACATAAAGGTGAAGATCGTAGATTGTTTAATGGAGGGATGGGATAACAGGGCAGAAATAAAAGATAACATCATAAGGGTTGGTTTGGGCTTTGATGAGATCGCCGGGTTTATCAAAGATTTTTCGCCTGATATAGTAGGGGTGAATAATCTATTCACAAGGCAGAGGGAAAACGGGCATGCCATTTACAAATTAGCCAAGAAAATAAGCGGGGGCATTATTACCGTTGCCGGCGGCGCGCACCCTACTGTTATGCCGGAGGCGGTCTTATCCGACAAGAATGTCGATTTTGTGGTGATCGGCGAGGGTGAACAGACGTTCCTTGAATTGATCAGGGCCATAGAAGGCGAGAAAGAGGTCTCGGGCCTTGACGGAATAGCATATAGAGATAACGGCAGCGTAAAACTTATACCAAAAACAAGATTTATACAGGATTTAGATGCGTTGCCTTTTCCCGCGCGCCACTTGCTGGCCATGGAGAAATATTTTGGCTTGAAGTCCTCGCACGGAATGAGGCGCTGTGAAAGGTTCTCTCCCATCATTACCTCCCGCGGCTGCCCCATAGGCTGCACATTCTGCAGCGCCCACAGGGTATGGGGAAAGATGTTCCGCAAAAGAAGCCCGAGGAACGTCATTGACGAAATGGCGGAACTGAAGAATAAATACGGCATCGAGGAGCTCCTGTTCGAAGATGACAATGTTACTTTGGACGTCAAACGCAGCAATGAGATATTTGACCTGATGATAAAGGAGAAGATGGGTTTTAAGTGGGATACCCCAAACGGGGTCGCTGCCTTTTCTCTGGATGAGCCCACGATCGATAAGATGCAGGCGGCGGGCTGCTATAAGTTGAATATCGCGGTTGAGTCGGGAAGCGAGGATGTCCTTAAGAACATCCTAAAAAAGCCGGTAGATTTAAAAAAGGTTAAGTCGTTAATCAAATATGCAAAGAGCATAGATCTTGATGTTAATATCTTTCTCATAATCGGCATGCCGGGGGAAACGATTCAGCAGATGAAAGAAAGTTATCGCTTTGCAGAAGATTTAGGTATTTACGATCCCTTTGTTTCCGTGGCTGCTCCCTATCCAGGTTCAGAACTTTATACTATTTGTTTGAAGAAGGGTTATATCAGTAATGATTTTTTGGACGATCTATATATTACAAGTTGCAGTATTTCTACGGATGCTTGGGATGGAGAGGATATCAGGAGAGTTTTTAAACAAGGTTACAATCGTCTCAGGCTAAAATTGTATAGAAAACACCCCGTATTGTTATTAAACAGACTCATTGAGAAGATTCTCCGATGA
- a CDS encoding cyclase family protein — translation MAGKYRLLSYPLEEGMPFYGGAGLFEIKPDKQIKRNDSCNTFEVGLSNHAGTHIDAPRHFYDTGRPIAEFPITDFIFSRPHIIDRPKDKDELISEDDVRGIPDGCDLVLFRTGFYKYRKDEKYMKHNPGISAEAARLLRSEYPFLKAAGIDAISFSAFQNREAGRQAHGILLKEDGFPGGPLFLIEGLNLEGRFDDLRAVYAVPLFIKGVDSAPCTVFGEFYEKTN, via the coding sequence ATGGCCGGAAAGTATAGATTGCTATCGTATCCATTAGAAGAGGGCATGCCCTTCTACGGCGGAGCCGGGTTATTTGAAATAAAACCGGACAAACAGATAAAGAGAAATGACTCCTGCAACACATTTGAGGTCGGTCTTTCAAACCATGCCGGCACTCATATTGACGCGCCCAGGCATTTTTATGATACGGGCAGGCCGATAGCGGAATTTCCAATAACCGATTTTATTTTCAGCCGTCCGCATATCATAGATCGCCCGAAGGATAAGGACGAGTTGATATCCGAGGATGATGTGCGCGGGATACCAGATGGATGCGACCTGGTTCTATTCAGGACGGGGTTTTATAAATACAGGAAGGATGAGAAATATATGAAGCATAATCCCGGCATATCCGCTGAAGCGGCAAGGCTGCTTAGATCGGAATATCCCTTTCTCAAGGCGGCCGGCATAGACGCGATCTCATTTTCCGCCTTCCAAAACCGCGAGGCCGGAAGGCAGGCCCACGGGATATTGTTAAAGGAAGATGGTTTCCCCGGCGGCCCATTGTTTTTAATAGAGGGCTTGAATCTTGAAGGCAGGTTTGATGATCTGAGGGCTGTATACGCGGTCCCATTATTTATAAAGGGCGTTGACAGCGCCCCCTGCACTGTTTTCGGTGAATTTTATGAAAAGACAAATTAA
- a CDS encoding HAD family hydrolase, giving the protein MIKAVIFDFDGVIVESVDIKTRAFAHLFKDYPRHIDAIVEWHLLHGGISRFEKFEHIYKNILRLPFSEGLSEELGIKFKDYVCQEVIRCPFVKGAQEFLAKYYKKISLFVVSGTPQEEIAFIVKERGLEKFFCEVFGSPAKKQNLISGVLEKYGLAAREAVFVGDSIDDHEAAQKAGIRFIGRVREGQRFSGLEADSLINDMFDLEKLINGRKV; this is encoded by the coding sequence ATGATTAAGGCGGTTATTTTTGACTTTGACGGCGTCATCGTGGAGTCGGTGGATATAAAGACGAGGGCGTTCGCTCATTTATTCAAGGATTATCCCCGGCACATAGACGCTATCGTTGAGTGGCACTTGCTTCACGGCGGCATATCGCGCTTTGAAAAGTTTGAGCATATTTACAAGAATATCCTCCGCCTGCCTTTTTCTGAAGGGTTGAGCGAGGAACTTGGCATTAAATTCAAGGACTATGTGTGCCAGGAGGTAATAAGATGCCCCTTTGTTAAAGGCGCTCAGGAATTTTTAGCCAAGTATTATAAAAAGATATCGCTGTTTGTTGTTTCGGGCACTCCGCAGGAAGAGATCGCCTTTATTGTAAAGGAGCGCGGATTGGAGAAATTTTTTTGCGAGGTCTTTGGTTCGCCCGCTAAAAAGCAGAACCTGATTTCTGGGGTCCTTGAGAAATACGGCTTAGCTGCGCGAGAGGCGGTTTTTGTAGGCGATTCCATAGATGATCATGAGGCGGCGCAAAAGGCGGGCATCAGGTTTATCGGCCGGGTACGGGAGGGACAACGTTTTTCAGGATTAGAGGCAGATTCGCTTATTAATGATATGTTTGATCTGGAAAAATTGATCAATGGCCGGAAAGTATAG